The sequence below is a genomic window from Deltaproteobacteria bacterium.
CCACTGCATCAGGGGTACGAAATGCACGATGACGGTGGTGTAGGCGGCGGTCCGGGTGGTCATCCACAGGACGAAGAGCCAGAAGACCGGGGTGCGCATGGCGCGACCGGCTGCGTAGTCGGACTCGCCGCGGGTCTCTTCCCCGTCATTCTCCGACCCGTCCTCTCGCTCCCCGGGCGGCGGGGCGGAAGACGACGCCGTTTCCGACGATAGCTGCAGGCCCATGCTCTCCGGCGACCGGCGGATCCTCAGGGCCAGCGGCGCGGCCACGAACAGGAACACGCATCCGGCCGTGAACGCGGCCGTTCGCCAGCCCCAGAAGTGGACGGCCACCGCCAGCAGGACCGTGATGACGGTTCCGCCCACGGGCATGGCGGCACTCAGACAGGTCAGCGCCCGCGCCCGGTAACGCCGGAACCAGTTGACGGCCAACACCGCGGGAGCGTGCACGAAACCCGCCGTGAAGGTCATCGAGATGACCCCGACGTAGATGATGAGGAAGCTGGCGTAGCTGTCAACGAAGGAAAAGAGAATGTAGCCGACGCCGCACATCAGCGCCGCGGTCAGTATCACGGGCTTGGGGCCGAATCGGTCGATGAGGTAGCCCGCCAGCGGACCCTCGATGGCGCCCTCGGCCCGGGCCAGGGAGAAGGCCAGTGAAGTGGCCGCGTGGCTGATGCCAAGCTCTTTCTGGATGGGAAGGAAGTAGACCGTGAAACCGAAGCTGTGGAGTCCGCCGCCGATGGTTCGGACGAGGGCCGTCAGACCGATCATCCGCCAGCCGTAGTAGAGGTCCGACAGCCGGCGGCGGAGACCCTTGATCGAGAGCAAGCGGATTCACCCGCCGGGCGGTCTGTCGCTCGACGTTGGGTTCATCGTCAAGCACGACAGGCCGCCCGTTCGGAGTTGCGTTATTTCCCGGCTTCCCGGAGCGCCCGCAGCACGTTCTCGGGGCTCAGCGGGAGCTTGCGGACGCGCACGCCGGTGGCGTTGTAGATCGCGTTGGCGATGCAGGCCATGGGCGGCACGGAGCCGATCTCGCCCGCTCCCTTGGTGCCGTAGGGGCCGGCGCCGGGGTAGCCCGGGACGGTGATGGCCTCGATCCGCGGCAGCATGTTGATGGTCGGCATCAGGTAGTCGACGAAGGTCGGGTTCAGCGTCCGCCCGTCGCTGTCGTGCACCACCTGCTCGCACAGCGCCTGGCCAAGGCTCATGGCCGCGGCGCCCTCGATCTGGCCTTCCACCGCCTTGGGATGCACCACGAAACCCACGTCGTGCACGGCCACGTACTTCAGCACCTTGACGTTGCCGGTGTCGGCATCCACCTCCACCAAGGCGGCGTGGGTCGTGAAGGGCTGAGAGCTGCCGCGCTCGCGCTCGTCGGCCTGGGAGGCCTTGGAGTCGAAGTAGCCGCGGCCGATGACGTCGCCGATCTCGTTGTGCCCCGCGTTGCAGACGGACGCCAGCGACACCGACCGGGACGGCGCCCCCTTGACCTGGATCTGCCTGTCCACGATCTCCAGATCCTCCGGGCTGGCCTCGAGCTGGCCCGCGGCCATGCGCAGGATCTGGGCGCGGGCGTCCTCCGCCGCCAGCTTGACGGCGTTGCCGGACACCAGCATCGAGCGGCTGCCCACCGTGCCCGCGTCCCAGGGGCTGGCGTCCGTGTCCACGTTGAGCACGGTGACGTCGTCGGTGGGGATGCCCAGCACCTCGGCCACGATCATGGGGATGCCGAACGGGGCGGCGGTGCCGTAGTCCACCTTGCCGATGTGCACGGTGGCGGAGCCGTCCTCGTTCATCTTGACCACCGCGCCGCCGCCGGGTCCCGCGCCCTCGATCCACGCCCCGGTGGCGAAGCCGATGCCCTGGTTCTTCTCGAGCTGGACCTTGCCCCAGCCGATTTTCTCCTTGGCGGTGTTCAAGGTCTCCGCCAGCGAGCTGTCCCGCAGCTTGGGGACGCCGACGATGCCGTCGCCCTTCTCGGGCACGTTCTTCAGGCGGAACTCGATGGGGTCCATGCCGAGCTCGGCGGCGAGGGAGTCCATGTGGGATTCCATGGCGAAGGTGGCCTGGGGGCCGCCGGGACCGCGCACCGGACCGCATACCTGCTTGTTGGTATAGACCGTGAAGCCGTCCATGTGGATGTTGGGCAGGCGGTACCAGCCGCCCACCATCTGGGTACAGCGGCCGCCGGCCTGGTTCCCGAAGCCGGAGTAGCCGCCGGCGTCGTACACCACCTTGCCCTGGCGCGCCACCAAGGTGCCGTCCTTCTTGACGCCGGTCTTGATCCAGATCTTGCAGCCGGAGCGAATGGTGGTGGAGATGGTTTCTTCCGCCTTATCCATGACGATCATCACCGGCTGCCTGGCGGTCAGCGCCAGCAACGCGCAGATGGGCTCCAGCCCGGCGCTGGAGGTGACCCCGCTGCCCTTGCCGCCGAAGCCGCCGCCGATGCCGGTGGAGATGACCCGCACGCTGTTGAGCGGCAGCCCGGTCAGGCTGGCGACCTCCGTGCGCACCGGGAACGGCGCCTGGGCGTTGGCCCACACGGTGATGCGGCCGTCCTCCTCGGGACGGGCCGCGGCGATGCGCGGCTCCAGGTACTGGGGATGGATCATCTTGGTCTCGTAGACCTCGTCCACCACCACGTCGGCTTCCGCCATGGCGGCTTCGGCGTCGCCGATGTTCACCGCCGCGTAGCCGCAGACGTTCTTGACCTGCATGCCTTCCGGAAGGTTCTTGGGCAGCGGCATGTCCTCGTGGATCGTCGGCGCCGACTCCTTCATGGTCTCTTCCGGATCCACCACCGCCGGCAGCGGCTCGTAAGTGACCTTGATCCGCTTGAGAGCTTCCTTGACCAGCGCCTGGCTGTCCGCCGCCACCGCCGCCACCGGGTCGCCAGTGTAGCGGACCTTGTCCTTGGCGAGGATGTAGCGGTCGATGTAGGACCGGCCGTAGCGCACGTCCGGCGCATCCGCCGCCGTCACCACGGCGCGCACGCCGGGGATGGCCTTGGCCGCGCTGGTGTCGATGCTGACGATCTTCGCGTGGGCATGCTCGCTCCGGAGCACACCGCCGGCCAGCGCGTCGGGCAGGTTCAGGTCGATGCCGTAAACGCCCTTTCCGACCACCCGCTCGACCCCGCCCTTGCGGGGCATGTCGGTTCCCAGGACCGTGTATTCAGCCTTTGCCATGGGTCCTAACTCCTTCCGGTTCGTTCAGGATATTCGCCCAGGGCGACCGCGGGTCGCCCCTACCCTTGCCACGATCGGTTGCTTACGCCATTCGTTTGGCGGCCAGCTCCACAGCGTCGAAAATCTTCGTGTAGCCGGTACAGCGGCAGATGTTGCCCGAGATGGCTTCCTCGACATCCTCGGCCGTGGGACTCGTGGTGCGGTCCAGCAGGGCCTTGAGGGAGACGATGAAGCCCGGCGTGCAGTAGCCGCACTGCACCGCGCCGGTATCGATGAAGGCCTGCTGCACCGGGTGCAGCTCGTCGCCGTCGGCGATGCCTTCCACCGTGACCAGGTCCGCTCCCGCCGCGTCCAATCCCAGCACCACGCAGGAGTTCACCGGCTTGCCGTCCATGATGATGGTGCAGGCGCCGCACTCCCCCGTGTTGCAGCAGAGCTTGACGCCCTTGTAGCCCAGGGTGTCGCGCAGGAAGTCCACCAGCGCGGTGGACGGCTCCAGTGCCGCCGTGTGGGTCTTGCCGTTGACCGTCAGTGTGATTTCAAGGCTCATCACGCCACCTCCTTCCCGGTGAGCGCTTGCCAGCACTGGGCCAGCCCGCGCCGTGTCAGGGCGTCCACGATCCAGCCGCGGTACTCGCCGCTGCTGCGCTGGTCGGTAATGGGGCTCGACTCCGACGCCGAGCACGCCCCCGCTTCCTTCAAGAGCGCCGCGTCGAGCGCCTTGCCCGAAACCATCGCCTCGGTCTTGGGCGCGCGGACGGGCGTCGGCGCCACCGCTCCCAGCCCCACGCGCACGTCGTCCAGCGCCGACTTGTCCGCGTTGGCCGTGGCCATGACCGCCACCCCCACCATGGCGATGTCCATGGGGCCGCGCACCGCGTGCTTGAGATAGACGGCGTGGCTTCCGGCGGCGGGGAAGGGCACCGTGATGCCCGTGAGCAACCCCTTGGCGCCGAGGCTCGTCTGGCCCGGTCCCTTGAAGAACGCGCTGAAGGCCTCGGTACGGGCGCCGTCGGAGAAGGTCACCTCGGCCTGCGCCTCCAGCACCAGCAGCGGCGCCAGGGTCTCGCCCGAAGGAGAGGCCCGGCAGATGTTGCCGCCGATGGTGGCGGTGTTGCGGATCTGCAGCGAGGCGAACTGGTGCGCCGACTGCCACAGGAGCGGCAGCCGCTCGCGCACGAGGTCGCTCTCCTCGAGGTCGTGAATGGTGGCCAGCGGGCCGATGTGCACGCCGCCGTTGCTCTCGCGGATGGCGTTGAGGTCCGGGATGCGCTTGATGTTCACCAGGCATCCCGGCTCGTCCTTGTACTTGATGTCCACCATCACGTCCGTGCCGCCGGCGATGACCTCCGCCTGGTCGCCGTGCTGGTCCAGCAGCGAAAGCGCCTCGCTCACGGTCTTGGGTTCGAAGTAGTCCATGGATTCCTGCTCCCGGCTTGTGGTCTTCCAATGCCTTGCGCCCGTGTGTCTTTGGGTTCTCTTAGCCCAGTCACGGCGCACAAGGCAAGACGCGGGGGGTACGCTTGGTTGTGCGGGTCGGCGCCGGCGCGCGGCGGCGAGTGAACGGGACAGCCCGCCGGATCTTGCGCGGAACGGCCATGGTGGGGATGTGTCAATTTGACTCTTGTCATATACGCGCTATATGCTGGTTAATTATGACAAGTTGCTCTCTGGCCATCCACTTCGGATACATGGGGAAAACGGCGTGAACGCAACCGAGGCAGAGGTTACATACTATCAACGGGACTTGTGCACTCTCGCCCGGCGCGCACTCAAGACGTTCCCCGTGGTCGTGATCACGGGGCTGCGACAGGCAGGGAAGACGACCTTCCTTCGACATGACGGCGCATTCGCGGGACGGCGGTATGTGACCCTGGATGATTTCGCGGCGCTAGAGGCGGCGCGGCTGGATCCGGAGAGTCTTCTCCGTGGGCAAGAGCTCGTCACCATCGA
It includes:
- a CDS encoding MFS transporter, giving the protein MLSIKGLRRRLSDLYYGWRMIGLTALVRTIGGGLHSFGFTVYFLPIQKELGISHAATSLAFSLARAEGAIEGPLAGYLIDRFGPKPVILTAALMCGVGYILFSFVDSYASFLIIYVGVISMTFTAGFVHAPAVLAVNWFRRYRARALTCLSAAMPVGGTVITVLLAVAVHFWGWRTAAFTAGCVFLFVAAPLALRIRRSPESMGLQLSSETASSSAPPPGEREDGSENDGEETRGESDYAAGRAMRTPVFWLFVLWMTTRTAAYTTVIVHFVPLMQWKGLTPLAAALPLSWFNGMNIVAHFIMGWIADQTNKVRLVAWCMVLSFIAVLVLMWSTTLSGLLLFATLFSVLDSSIPVIWAAVGDYFGRRRFGTIRGSMSFFYMWGGVVGPYAAGALVDHFHSHAYVPWLLLVLVGAAGITTVLLIGPWTRGVGRSD
- a CDS encoding xanthine dehydrogenase family protein molybdopterin-binding subunit, whose protein sequence is MAKAEYTVLGTDMPRKGGVERVVGKGVYGIDLNLPDALAGGVLRSEHAHAKIVSIDTSAAKAIPGVRAVVTAADAPDVRYGRSYIDRYILAKDKVRYTGDPVAAVAADSQALVKEALKRIKVTYEPLPAVVDPEETMKESAPTIHEDMPLPKNLPEGMQVKNVCGYAAVNIGDAEAAMAEADVVVDEVYETKMIHPQYLEPRIAAARPEEDGRITVWANAQAPFPVRTEVASLTGLPLNSVRVISTGIGGGFGGKGSGVTSSAGLEPICALLALTARQPVMIVMDKAEETISTTIRSGCKIWIKTGVKKDGTLVARQGKVVYDAGGYSGFGNQAGGRCTQMVGGWYRLPNIHMDGFTVYTNKQVCGPVRGPGGPQATFAMESHMDSLAAELGMDPIEFRLKNVPEKGDGIVGVPKLRDSSLAETLNTAKEKIGWGKVQLEKNQGIGFATGAWIEGAGPGGGAVVKMNEDGSATVHIGKVDYGTAAPFGIPMIVAEVLGIPTDDVTVLNVDTDASPWDAGTVGSRSMLVSGNAVKLAAEDARAQILRMAAGQLEASPEDLEIVDRQIQVKGAPSRSVSLASVCNAGHNEIGDVIGRGYFDSKASQADERERGSSQPFTTHAALVEVDADTGNVKVLKYVAVHDVGFVVHPKAVEGQIEGAAAMSLGQALCEQVVHDSDGRTLNPTFVDYLMPTINMLPRIEAITVPGYPGAGPYGTKGAGEIGSVPPMACIANAIYNATGVRVRKLPLSPENVLRALREAGK
- a CDS encoding (2Fe-2S)-binding protein, with product MSLEITLTVNGKTHTAALEPSTALVDFLRDTLGYKGVKLCCNTGECGACTIIMDGKPVNSCVVLGLDAAGADLVTVEGIADGDELHPVQQAFIDTGAVQCGYCTPGFIVSLKALLDRTTSPTAEDVEEAISGNICRCTGYTKIFDAVELAAKRMA
- a CDS encoding FAD binding domain-containing protein; this translates as MDYFEPKTVSEALSLLDQHGDQAEVIAGGTDVMVDIKYKDEPGCLVNIKRIPDLNAIRESNGGVHIGPLATIHDLEESDLVRERLPLLWQSAHQFASLQIRNTATIGGNICRASPSGETLAPLLVLEAQAEVTFSDGARTEAFSAFFKGPGQTSLGAKGLLTGITVPFPAAGSHAVYLKHAVRGPMDIAMVGVAVMATANADKSALDDVRVGLGAVAPTPVRAPKTEAMVSGKALDAALLKEAGACSASESSPITDQRSSGEYRGWIVDALTRRGLAQCWQALTGKEVA